Proteins encoded in a region of the Methanosarcinales archaeon genome:
- a CDS encoding GMP synthase subunit A: MSDLKILVVNNYGQFCHLIHRAVRDLDVETGIIANTLSNEDILAKEPDGLILSGGPAMERIGRADEMVKELDLPILGICLGQQLIAAAFGGDIATGMKGGYAAVEVEILDEDEILKGLRPTTRVWASHADEVTDLPQDFTRLARSNVCEIEAIRHKTKPLFGVQWHPEVSHTEKGNELLLNFFEVCKQK; this comes from the coding sequence TGAGCGATCTTAAAATCCTAGTTGTTAACAATTACGGCCAGTTCTGCCACCTCATCCACAGGGCAGTGCGCGACCTGGATGTGGAGACCGGTATTATTGCCAATACCTTGAGTAATGAAGACATCCTTGCCAAGGAACCCGACGGTCTGATATTAAGCGGCGGACCTGCCATGGAACGCATCGGCCGGGCCGATGAGATGGTGAAGGAACTTGATCTGCCCATACTTGGGATCTGTCTTGGCCAGCAGTTAATAGCTGCAGCATTTGGTGGGGATATCGCCACCGGTATGAAGGGAGGCTATGCGGCAGTAGAAGTGGAAATATTAGACGAAGATGAAATATTAAAAGGGTTGAGACCCACCACCAGAGTCTGGGCATCCCATGCTGATGAGGTAACAGACCTCCCTCAGGATTTCACACGCCTGGCCCGCAGCAATGTATGTGAGATCGAGGCCATAAGACATAAGACAAAACCATTGTTCGGCGTACAGTGGCATCCTGAAGTAAGCCATACTGAAAAAGGGAACGAATTACTGCTGAACTTTTTTGAGGTGTGTAAGCAGAAATGA